Proteins encoded within one genomic window of Carboxydocella sporoproducens DSM 16521:
- the sdhB gene encoding succinate dehydrogenase iron-sulfur subunit, which yields MSKTIHLKIKRQDSPQDRPRWEEFKVPYRTGANVVSVLMEIQRNPVNAQGQKTTAVVWECNCLEEVCGACTMIINGKPRQACSALIDQLTQPIVLEPLTKFPVIRDLMVDRSIMFENLKKVKAWIDIDGTYDLGPGPKVSQEVQEKIYPLSRCMTCGCCMEACPNVNPKSKFIGPAPIAQVRLFNAHPTGAMSKGQRLESLMGEGGIAECGNAQNCVRVCPKEIPLTASIADVNRQVTLHSILRWLDK from the coding sequence ATGTCGAAGACAATTCATCTAAAAATTAAACGACAAGATAGCCCCCAGGATCGTCCACGCTGGGAAGAATTTAAAGTGCCTTACCGGACGGGAGCCAACGTGGTTTCCGTATTAATGGAAATTCAAAGAAATCCGGTTAATGCCCAGGGACAGAAAACAACGGCTGTAGTTTGGGAATGTAATTGTCTGGAAGAAGTCTGCGGAGCATGTACCATGATTATCAATGGCAAACCCCGTCAGGCCTGTTCGGCGTTGATTGACCAGCTAACGCAGCCTATTGTGCTTGAACCATTAACCAAGTTCCCCGTTATCAGGGATTTGATGGTAGATCGCAGCATTATGTTTGAAAACCTGAAAAAGGTCAAGGCCTGGATTGATATTGACGGGACATATGATTTGGGTCCTGGACCCAAGGTGTCCCAGGAAGTACAGGAGAAGATATATCCATTGTCCCGTTGCATGACTTGTGGGTGTTGCATGGAAGCGTGTCCCAATGTCAACCCCAAATCGAAGTTTATCGGTCCTGCACCCATTGCTCAGGTTCGCCTTTTTAATGCTCATCCCACCGGAGCAATGAGTAAAGGCCAACGCCTTGAATCCCTGATGGGTGAAGGCGGTATAGCTGAATGCGGTAATGCCCAGAACTGTGTCCGGGTTTGCCCAAAAGAAATACCTTTGACAGCTTCTATTGCCGATGTAAACCGTCAGGTTACACTTCACAGTATTTTGCGCTGGTTAGATAAGTAA
- a CDS encoding succinate dehydrogenase cytochrome b558 subunit encodes MSTNSFFLRRIHSLSGLIPIGLFLLEHLFTNSFALKGAKAFNEKVEFFQTLPYLTFIEILFIGLPIAFHAFYGLYIVYVAKNNILSYSYFRNWMFYLQRVTAIVTLVFLVWHVYVLRLAKALYDTEVSFEAISASLSNPGIFAFYIVGLIAAVFHFANGLWTFLITWGITVGPRAQQVTTYVTGLLFLVLNIIGINVLVAFTR; translated from the coding sequence ATGAGCACAAACAGCTTTTTTCTTCGCCGGATTCATTCTCTCTCAGGTTTAATACCTATCGGATTATTTCTGCTGGAACATCTTTTTACCAATTCATTTGCACTTAAAGGTGCCAAAGCTTTTAACGAAAAAGTTGAATTCTTTCAAACCTTGCCTTATCTCACTTTTATTGAAATATTGTTTATCGGCTTACCCATTGCCTTTCACGCATTCTATGGTTTGTATATAGTTTATGTTGCCAAGAATAATATCTTATCTTATAGCTATTTCCGTAACTGGATGTTTTACTTGCAACGTGTAACGGCTATCGTAACTTTAGTTTTTTTGGTTTGGCATGTATATGTCTTGCGTTTGGCAAAAGCTCTTTACGATACCGAGGTCAGTTTTGAGGCTATAAGCGCTTCTCTCAGTAATCCAGGAATTTTTGCTTTTTATATTGTCGGTTTAATTGCAGCTGTTTTTCATTTTGCCAACGGGTTATGGACATTCCTCATCACCTGGGGTATTACAGTTGGCCCAAGGGCGCAGCAAGTGACCACTTATGTTACGGGGCTGCTTTTCCTGGTACTCAACATAATTGGTATCAACGTATTGGTAGCCTTTACGAGATAG
- a CDS encoding Coenzyme F420 hydrogenase/dehydrogenase, beta subunit C-terminal domain, with protein sequence MKSFEELKRDVIDRGLCTTCGTCVGLCPWRVLGITEEDGELLPELKGECKACGICTQACPGADIPIPALEQKFFGRVRPERKDDLGVYAGCYYGYASDPTIREEGTGGGLVSALLAFSLERGVIDCALVAGFQQDNPLRTEARLVTTKEEVLAAAGSKYAVVPINSLLNEAVARGYTRIAIVGCPCHIHGIRKMQFSGKPDSIAKAVKLVIGLFCASQFYFEGTRHLLVEQGGIKDLKYVKCLNYRGGNWPGHLTVRLADGKEIVIDRHHYMYHILMPAYKRDRCEMCTDWAAELADVAVGDYWDPTMKPGTEAGKSTILVRSSAGEELVGLARTQGAISLELLEPKKVTAGIGFELKKHAAAFRLKQRRRFGWPVPNYHRETDYTPFLRETHLAPSTRSE encoded by the coding sequence ATGAAATCTTTTGAAGAACTTAAAAGGGATGTAATTGACCGGGGACTTTGCACCACCTGCGGCACTTGTGTAGGTTTGTGTCCCTGGCGGGTATTGGGAATTACAGAAGAAGATGGGGAGTTATTGCCTGAGTTAAAAGGTGAGTGTAAGGCTTGTGGAATATGCACTCAGGCCTGCCCGGGGGCCGATATTCCCATCCCGGCTCTGGAACAGAAATTTTTTGGCCGGGTAAGGCCGGAAAGAAAAGATGATTTAGGCGTTTATGCGGGTTGTTACTATGGTTATGCCTCTGACCCGACAATTAGGGAAGAAGGTACCGGGGGAGGCCTGGTTAGTGCCCTGCTGGCATTTTCGCTGGAAAGAGGAGTAATCGACTGTGCCCTTGTAGCGGGCTTTCAACAGGATAACCCATTGCGGACAGAAGCAAGGTTGGTAACTACAAAAGAAGAAGTATTGGCTGCCGCGGGTTCTAAATATGCGGTGGTACCTATTAACAGTTTGCTGAATGAGGCAGTAGCCCGCGGTTATACTCGAATTGCAATTGTAGGCTGTCCCTGTCATATCCATGGAATTCGCAAGATGCAGTTTTCCGGTAAACCGGACAGTATAGCAAAAGCTGTTAAACTTGTGATTGGCCTTTTTTGCGCTTCTCAATTTTATTTTGAAGGGACCAGGCATTTGCTGGTTGAACAGGGTGGTATTAAGGATTTAAAATATGTTAAATGTCTTAATTACCGGGGCGGTAACTGGCCCGGCCATTTAACGGTTCGTTTGGCTGATGGTAAGGAAATAGTTATTGATCGGCATCATTACATGTACCACATATTAATGCCTGCATACAAGCGGGATCGGTGTGAAATGTGCACGGACTGGGCTGCAGAACTTGCGGACGTTGCTGTTGGTGACTACTGGGATCCGACTATGAAACCGGGAACCGAGGCTGGTAAGTCGACCATTTTGGTACGTTCCTCTGCTGGAGAGGAATTAGTCGGTTTAGCACGAACACAGGGGGCTATAAGTCTTGAGTTATTAGAGCCCAAAAAAGTAACTGCAGGTATTGGTTTTGAACTTAAAAAACATGCTGCTGCTTTTCGGCTCAAACAACGGCGCCGTTTCGGCTGGCCAGTTCCCAATTACCACCGGGAAACAGACTATACTCCTTTTTTACGTGAAACCCATCTAGCCCCTTCAACCAGGAGCGAATAA
- a CDS encoding succinate--CoA ligase subunit alpha, which produces MAILIDRNSKIVIQGITGREATMVTKHTLAYGTKIVAGITPGKGGQDVEGVPVYDTLKAACREHELDTSLVYVPPAFVFDAVMKAIANGIKLILIATENVPQKDAIKFLNIAQQRGVRIVGPNSVGMISPGERVKLGAIGGDNVERCFVPGPVGVISRSGGMTAETSWMVKRAGYGVSTAISIGGDALIGSSIKDLLALFEKDPETKAVVTYSEPGTSFEEEAAEFIKSGGFTKPLISYISGRFTESMPEGTVFGHAGAMISGGTGKPSTKMAKLKEAGAYVLEKFDDMIPTLKKLLG; this is translated from the coding sequence ATGGCAATTTTAATTGACCGCAATTCGAAAATAGTTATTCAAGGTATTACCGGGCGGGAAGCTACCATGGTCACTAAGCATACCTTAGCTTACGGAACGAAAATTGTTGCTGGCATTACCCCTGGGAAGGGGGGGCAGGATGTTGAAGGTGTACCTGTTTACGATACATTAAAAGCTGCTTGTCGTGAGCATGAACTGGACACCTCTCTCGTTTATGTGCCACCGGCCTTTGTCTTTGACGCTGTGATGAAAGCAATAGCTAATGGAATTAAGTTAATCTTGATTGCTACAGAAAACGTGCCACAAAAGGATGCCATTAAATTTTTAAATATAGCTCAGCAACGGGGTGTTAGGATTGTAGGGCCCAATTCCGTGGGTATGATCAGTCCCGGGGAAAGGGTAAAACTGGGAGCCATTGGCGGGGACAATGTAGAAAGGTGTTTTGTTCCGGGCCCGGTAGGGGTAATATCTCGGAGCGGAGGTATGACAGCCGAGACGTCCTGGATGGTCAAAAGAGCCGGCTATGGGGTTAGCACTGCCATAAGCATCGGTGGAGACGCCTTGATCGGTAGCTCTATTAAAGATCTGCTTGCCCTGTTTGAGAAAGACCCTGAAACAAAAGCGGTGGTAACTTATTCCGAACCGGGTACCAGCTTTGAGGAAGAGGCGGCTGAATTTATTAAGTCAGGAGGCTTTACCAAACCATTAATTTCTTATATTTCTGGCAGGTTTACCGAGTCCATGCCTGAAGGGACGGTCTTTGGCCATGCTGGAGCGATGATTTCCGGCGGAACAGGGAAACCCTCAACAAAAATGGCTAAACTCAAAGAGGCCGGTGCATATGTGCTTGAAAAATTTGATGATATGATTCCGACCTTAAAAAAGTTGCTGGGTTAA
- a CDS encoding succinate--CoA ligase subunit beta, with protein sequence MGRITENHSKQLIRQFGIPAPQNDVAASPEEAREIAKRFGKPVVLKALVPIGKRGKAGAIKFADTPDEASHLAAELLRMKVASFPVERVLVEEKISIAEEWFVSITIDKSKKAPVIIASTCGGIDVEELSRKWPEKIITYHVDPILGFCDYEAKEIWSELGVKGKLLTKATGVLSKLYRLFDSTDAYLLEINPLVVTTDEDIVAAASVMSVDDSAMYRHPELKDIVQIGSERAWRPLTELEKQMIAVNEADPYRGTARYTEMDGGDIGFMCGGGGGSLLSFDALVSFGGKPANYSEVGGNPTEEKVYGLTRGILSKPGVKGLFVAHNITNNTQVDIMAKGIIRALKDLNIDPSKFPVVVREAGVNDAVAKELFVNAGIEYYGDDVTITEAAAKMVQRMKETYGE encoded by the coding sequence ATGGGAAGAATTACGGAAAATCACAGTAAACAACTAATACGGCAGTTTGGTATTCCGGCTCCGCAAAACGATGTAGCGGCAAGCCCTGAGGAAGCCCGGGAAATTGCTAAACGTTTTGGCAAACCGGTAGTTTTAAAAGCTTTAGTACCTATCGGCAAAAGAGGAAAAGCAGGTGCAATAAAATTTGCTGATACTCCTGATGAAGCATCCCATTTAGCGGCTGAACTGTTGCGGATGAAAGTGGCCAGTTTCCCCGTTGAAAGAGTTTTGGTGGAAGAAAAGATTTCTATTGCCGAGGAATGGTTTGTTTCAATTACTATTGACAAGAGCAAAAAAGCGCCTGTGATTATTGCCAGTACTTGTGGTGGTATCGATGTAGAAGAACTAAGCCGCAAGTGGCCGGAAAAAATTATTACCTATCATGTAGACCCGATTCTTGGCTTTTGTGATTATGAAGCCAAGGAAATATGGAGTGAATTAGGTGTTAAGGGCAAGCTTTTGACTAAAGCAACCGGAGTTTTATCTAAACTTTACCGTTTATTTGATAGTACTGATGCCTATCTTTTAGAAATTAACCCATTGGTGGTAACAACCGATGAGGACATTGTTGCTGCTGCTTCAGTTATGAGTGTTGATGATTCAGCTATGTACCGTCATCCTGAACTTAAAGACATAGTGCAGATTGGCAGTGAAAGAGCCTGGCGACCGCTCACAGAATTGGAGAAGCAAATGATTGCGGTTAATGAAGCAGATCCTTATCGCGGCACTGCCCGTTATACCGAAATGGATGGTGGAGATATAGGTTTTATGTGCGGTGGTGGTGGCGGCAGTTTGTTAAGTTTTGACGCTTTGGTTTCTTTTGGCGGCAAACCGGCTAACTATTCTGAAGTTGGTGGAAACCCGACAGAGGAAAAGGTGTACGGACTGACCAGGGGTATTTTATCGAAACCTGGTGTTAAAGGGCTTTTTGTTGCTCATAACATTACCAACAACACTCAGGTTGACATAATGGCCAAAGGGATTATCAGGGCTCTTAAAGACTTAAACATTGATCCATCAAAGTTCCCGGTTGTTGTCCGGGAGGCAGGGGTTAACGATGCTGTAGCCAAGGAACTGTTTGTCAATGCCGGTATTGAATATTACGGTGATGATGTTACTATTACAGAAGCTGCTGCCAAAATGGTACAGCGCATGAAAGAAACCTACGGTGAATAG
- the sdhA gene encoding succinate dehydrogenase flavoprotein subunit, whose amino-acid sequence MSKGKIVVVGGGLAGLMAAIKIAEAGMHVDLFSLVPAKRSHSACAQGGINAAVNTKGEGDSTWEHFDDTIYGGDFLANQTPVKGMCDAAPGIIYLMDRMGVPFNRTPEGHLDVRRLGGAKYSRTVFAGATTGQQLLYALDEQTRRYEDDGLIKRYEGWEMLSAIIDDEGICRGLVVQEMKSMEIHAVKADAVILATGGPGMIFGRTTNSTINTGSAASAVYQQGAIYANGEFIQIHPTGIPGEDKRRLMSESIRGEGGRIWVYKDGKPWYFLEEWYPAYKNLVPRDIAARAIHKVCYELKLGINGENMVYLDISHLPAKEIDRKLGGVVEIYEKFMGEDPRKVPMKIFPSVHYSMGGLWVDYNQMTNIPGLFACGECEYQYHGANRLGANSLISAIYGGMIAGPKAVEYVKNIGKSAETVSSKVIERELKRQIDFQERIYKMNGTENPFALHREMGEIMNENVTIVRYNDKLKKTDEKLVELQERWQKININDTSRWANQAVQFTRQLWNMLQLARVITIGALNRNESRGAHYKPEFPDRDDANWLKTTMARYTPEGPVFSYEEVDLKYIKPRPRRYDVEKEATMNVEDNSSKN is encoded by the coding sequence ATGAGTAAAGGAAAAATCGTGGTTGTTGGCGGTGGATTAGCCGGTTTGATGGCCGCTATTAAAATAGCTGAGGCAGGTATGCATGTTGATTTGTTCTCTCTAGTTCCCGCCAAGCGCTCCCATTCTGCCTGTGCCCAGGGAGGAATTAACGCTGCTGTTAATACCAAGGGTGAAGGGGATTCTACCTGGGAACATTTTGATGATACTATTTACGGTGGCGACTTTTTAGCCAACCAAACTCCGGTGAAAGGGATGTGTGATGCTGCACCCGGTATAATATACCTGATGGACCGGATGGGAGTGCCTTTCAACCGTACCCCGGAAGGGCACCTTGATGTTCGCCGGCTCGGGGGGGCAAAGTACTCCAGAACAGTTTTTGCTGGTGCAACCACCGGTCAACAGCTTCTTTATGCCCTTGATGAGCAGACACGGCGTTATGAAGACGATGGTTTAATCAAACGGTATGAAGGCTGGGAAATGTTATCGGCAATTATTGATGATGAGGGAATCTGCCGTGGTCTTGTAGTACAGGAAATGAAATCTATGGAAATCCATGCAGTCAAGGCAGACGCGGTGATTCTTGCCACCGGTGGCCCGGGAATGATTTTCGGCCGTACCACCAATTCTACCATTAATACCGGTTCGGCGGCGAGCGCTGTTTACCAGCAGGGAGCAATTTATGCCAACGGGGAATTTATTCAGATTCACCCGACGGGTATCCCTGGAGAAGATAAGCGCCGCCTGATGTCTGAATCTATTAGGGGCGAAGGCGGCCGGATCTGGGTTTACAAAGATGGCAAGCCCTGGTATTTTCTTGAAGAATGGTATCCCGCCTATAAGAATTTGGTGCCAAGAGATATTGCCGCAAGGGCTATCCATAAAGTTTGTTACGAGTTAAAGCTTGGCATTAACGGGGAGAATATGGTTTACCTGGATATTTCCCACCTTCCAGCCAAAGAAATTGACCGCAAACTTGGTGGTGTCGTGGAAATTTATGAAAAGTTTATGGGAGAAGATCCTAGAAAGGTACCGATGAAGATTTTCCCCTCTGTTCATTATTCGATGGGCGGACTTTGGGTGGACTATAACCAGATGACCAATATTCCAGGCCTCTTTGCTTGCGGGGAATGTGAATATCAATATCATGGCGCCAACCGGTTAGGGGCTAACTCTTTGATTTCTGCCATATACGGTGGAATGATTGCAGGGCCGAAAGCTGTTGAATATGTAAAAAATATTGGCAAATCTGCCGAAACTGTCAGCAGCAAGGTTATAGAACGCGAGTTAAAACGTCAAATTGATTTCCAGGAAAGAATTTATAAGATGAACGGAACAGAAAACCCCTTCGCCTTGCACCGGGAAATGGGTGAAATAATGAATGAAAATGTTACCATTGTCCGATATAATGATAAACTAAAGAAGACTGATGAAAAACTGGTAGAGCTTCAGGAACGCTGGCAGAAAATTAATATTAACGATACCAGTCGCTGGGCTAACCAGGCCGTCCAATTTACCAGACAGCTGTGGAACATGCTACAACTGGCCCGGGTAATTACTATTGGTGCTCTTAACCGTAATGAAAGTCGGGGTGCCCATTATAAACCGGAGTTTCCGGACCGGGATGACGCTAATTGGCTGAAAACAACTATGGCCAGGTATACTCCGGAAGGCCCTGTCTTTAGTTATGAGGAAGTTGATCTTAAATACATTAAACCAAGACCACGGCGTTATGATGTGGAAAAGGAGGCTACTATGAATGTCGAAGACAATTCATCTAAAAATTAA
- a CDS encoding MmgE/PrpD family protein — protein sequence MISQKLADYICNLKYTDLPDEVIEITRLSFLDWLGSALAGAGKEAGQMVYAVAEDIGGNPQATLIPSLRKSSCLNAALVNGAVSHIVELDDVHKASILHAAAAIIPAALAAAEKIGASGEELITAIVAGYEVGIRIGEAVTPSHYYYWHNTGTCGTFGAAAAAGKILGLNRDQMVHALGNAGTQAAGLWEFLADGAMSKHLHPGKAAMNGLLAALLAARGFTGASKILEGEKGFCKATAREYDLNKITDGLGQSYKILENSFKIHASCRHTHPGLDLVIALAKQFDLTPGQVEKIVVKTYGIALDITGNYQPNSLYAAKFSLPFCVALGLKKRKAGLAEFNEAALEDKEIRELMSRVELVQDPEIEALYPEQWPAIVEIYCSDNRVYTERTNFPKGDPENPVTAEELSVKFRELAGIRLKPEEAERLLQKALKMENIQNIALFFTN from the coding sequence ATGATTTCGCAAAAGCTGGCTGATTATATCTGTAACCTCAAATATACCGATTTGCCTGACGAAGTTATTGAAATTACCAGGTTATCTTTTCTGGACTGGCTGGGGTCTGCCCTGGCCGGTGCCGGAAAAGAAGCGGGACAAATGGTTTATGCTGTAGCTGAGGATATTGGGGGAAACCCCCAGGCGACATTAATTCCGTCCTTGCGGAAATCTTCTTGTCTTAACGCTGCTCTGGTCAACGGGGCGGTTTCGCATATCGTAGAGCTGGATGATGTTCACAAGGCATCAATTTTACACGCTGCTGCTGCAATAATTCCGGCAGCCCTGGCAGCGGCTGAGAAAATCGGGGCATCTGGTGAAGAACTGATAACTGCTATTGTGGCTGGCTATGAAGTCGGTATCAGAATTGGCGAGGCGGTTACTCCCTCCCATTACTATTATTGGCATAATACCGGTACTTGTGGAACTTTTGGCGCTGCGGCAGCAGCGGGAAAAATTTTAGGCTTGAATCGGGACCAGATGGTTCATGCCCTTGGCAATGCAGGCACTCAGGCTGCTGGGCTGTGGGAGTTCCTGGCGGACGGTGCCATGAGTAAACATCTTCACCCGGGAAAAGCAGCCATGAACGGTCTTCTGGCAGCTTTGCTGGCAGCCCGGGGGTTTACTGGTGCGAGCAAAATTTTAGAAGGTGAGAAAGGTTTCTGTAAAGCAACAGCCAGGGAATACGATTTAAATAAAATTACTGACGGCCTGGGCCAGAGTTATAAAATTCTGGAGAATTCTTTCAAGATTCATGCCTCTTGCCGGCATACCCATCCGGGATTAGATTTGGTTATCGCATTAGCCAAGCAGTTTGATTTAACTCCCGGCCAGGTTGAAAAAATAGTTGTTAAAACTTATGGGATTGCTTTGGATATTACTGGAAATTATCAGCCCAATTCTCTTTATGCAGCCAAGTTTAGCCTTCCCTTTTGTGTTGCCCTTGGATTAAAAAAGCGGAAGGCCGGACTCGCCGAGTTTAACGAGGCAGCTCTGGAAGACAAAGAGATCCGCGAGCTGATGTCCAGGGTTGAGCTGGTTCAAGATCCGGAAATAGAAGCTTTATACCCGGAACAGTGGCCTGCTATAGTAGAAATTTACTGTTCAGATAATCGAGTCTATACAGAGCGGACCAACTTCCCGAAAGGTGATCCGGAAAATCCGGTAACTGCTGAGGAATTATCTGTGAAATTCCGGGAACTGGCGGGTATCAGACTAAAACCAGAAGAAGCAGAAAGGCTTTTACAAAAGGCATTAAAAATGGAGAACATACAAAATATCGCTTTATTTTTTACTAATTGA
- a CDS encoding HpcH/HpaI aldolase/citrate lyase family protein produces the protein MKPLRTFMFAPGSDSKKSDKVLTLGADAVILDLEDAVAISEKEQARKVVQETLLKPRGCKAYVRVNSISTNFFFDDLEAVICSRLDGIMLPKAESAEDIRMVDWLITEGEKKRGLPPGQIDLIPLIESAAGVYRAAEIASASPRISRLAFGAIDFSLDIGTTWSKDGNAFFYARSQLVIASRVAGIEAPIDTVYPEIKDIDGLVEECRLVRSMGFQSKLVIHPGQIEPVNKVFSPTPDEIAQARKIVVAFEEAEKQGLAAIQVDGKFIDYPVAMRAKKLLAIAEALGM, from the coding sequence ATGAAACCGTTGCGTACTTTTATGTTTGCTCCTGGCAGTGATTCCAAAAAATCAGACAAGGTACTGACATTAGGAGCTGATGCCGTTATCCTCGATCTGGAGGATGCAGTAGCAATCAGTGAAAAGGAGCAAGCACGCAAGGTGGTCCAGGAAACTTTGTTAAAACCCAGGGGTTGTAAGGCTTATGTTAGGGTTAATTCCATTTCCACTAATTTTTTCTTTGATGATTTAGAAGCAGTTATCTGCTCGCGGTTGGACGGTATTATGCTACCCAAGGCTGAATCCGCTGAAGACATTCGTATGGTTGATTGGCTGATAACTGAAGGTGAGAAAAAAAGAGGGCTCCCTCCGGGACAAATAGACCTCATCCCTCTAATTGAAAGTGCAGCTGGTGTCTATCGGGCGGCGGAAATTGCATCTGCTTCACCAAGGATTTCGCGGCTTGCTTTTGGGGCGATTGATTTTAGTCTCGATATTGGAACAACCTGGAGCAAAGATGGCAATGCTTTCTTTTATGCCCGCTCACAGTTGGTGATTGCTTCCAGGGTTGCTGGTATTGAAGCACCTATCGATACAGTCTATCCAGAAATTAAGGACATAGATGGACTGGTGGAAGAGTGCCGGTTGGTTAGAAGTATGGGATTCCAGAGTAAATTAGTCATTCACCCAGGACAGATAGAACCAGTAAATAAAGTTTTCTCACCCACCCCTGATGAAATAGCCCAGGCAAGAAAAATTGTTGTTGCTTTTGAAGAAGCCGAAAAACAAGGATTGGCTGCGATTCAGGTGGACGGTAAATTTATTGACTACCCTGTGGCCATGCGTGCAAAAAAATTATTGGCTATAGCTGAAGCATTAGGAATGTAA
- a CDS encoding DUF1847 domain-containing protein, producing MKCADCSKNDCYFQGKVCTKERIPVPEYEDELVRKMWTAAAKIEAEHYMKKTRLEEVILFCQEVGIKHIGLAFCVGLSNEAKMISQILENYFEVDSVMCKVCGMNKKEFGMPNVVEGRYEATCNPVAQAKILGEAGTELNLIIGLCIGHDAIFTKYSTAPVSTLVVKDRVTCHNPLAPVYSKY from the coding sequence GTGAAGTGCGCCGATTGTTCAAAAAATGATTGTTATTTCCAGGGGAAGGTTTGTACCAAGGAAAGAATCCCGGTTCCGGAGTATGAGGACGAATTAGTAAGAAAGATGTGGACTGCTGCAGCAAAAATTGAAGCCGAACATTACATGAAGAAGACTCGTTTAGAAGAAGTTATTTTGTTTTGCCAGGAAGTAGGTATCAAGCATATAGGATTGGCCTTTTGTGTTGGTCTTTCCAATGAGGCTAAAATGATTTCTCAAATTTTGGAGAATTATTTTGAGGTAGATTCAGTTATGTGCAAAGTATGCGGTATGAATAAAAAAGAATTTGGCATGCCTAATGTTGTTGAAGGTCGCTATGAAGCTACTTGTAATCCGGTAGCTCAAGCTAAAATATTAGGTGAGGCCGGAACGGAGTTGAATTTAATAATCGGACTTTGTATTGGCCACGATGCTATTTTTACAAAATATTCAACCGCCCCTGTCTCCACTTTGGTTGTAAAAGATCGAGTTACTTGCCATAACCCCCTGGCGCCTGTTTATTCTAAATATTAA